Proteins co-encoded in one Helicoverpa zea isolate HzStark_Cry1AcR chromosome 18, ilHelZeax1.1, whole genome shotgun sequence genomic window:
- the LOC124638658 gene encoding uncharacterized protein LOC124638658, whose protein sequence is MPKYYRFRATTPTRKPKRSKDKEKERELEKSKFEAERSWLDLTLACTPAPSWYLRRTSWRESPPLMGLPRQLAAGLRASLQLSNRPIFVFKIPAVRSQDVMRPF, encoded by the exons ATGCCGAAATACTATAGGTTTAGAGCGACGACTCCGACTCGGAAACCAAAACGGAGCAAGGACAAAGAAAAGGAGAGAGAGCTAGAGAA GAGTAAGTTTGAGGCTGAAAGAAGTTGGCTGGACTTGACACTAGCATGCACCCCGGCGCCATCTTGGTACTTGCGGCGTACGTCTTGGCGGGAAAGCCCTCCACTGATGGGGCTGCCGAGGCAACTGGCCGCCGGACTCCGAGCCTCGCTCCAGCTAAGCAATCGACCCATCTTCGTGTTTAAAATCCCGGCAGTTCGCTCCCAGGACGTCATGCGtccattctaa